A region of Anopheles merus strain MAF chromosome 2R, AmerM5.1, whole genome shotgun sequence DNA encodes the following proteins:
- the LOC121589086 gene encoding cytoplasmic dynein 1 light intermediate chain 1-like isoform X2 — MENDFWTTLLGDTSCDSSTLIAKLKGCKASTAHRSGLQYDYLQVHDEYREESTRLSIWTLAADPELNGLLKFALNECTFPHTLILLTLSIAAPWTWMDQLQYWMKVLDNHIGGLVIDAELKHQCKARLMAKWQRYSDPASDPHRISPCKWINEPVPLPLEDAVLTSNFGMEVMVVVTRSDQMATLRRELNYREDHFDFMQQAIRRACLQYGASLAYTSAKNNINCDLLFQYLKHRIYGLPFGTSASVVEKDAVFIPAGWDSVQKISILHESLYSCKPDDDYNSVIAQPSRGKYMPDCGIQTVDEQEFFARLQQELQEDAETNEPLTRTSIGTGTPQRTSESADKDMQAVEKKSGGVGGVLADFFNTLMLRRSFGGGDRPVEAE; from the exons ATGGAAAACGACTTCTGGACGACTCTTCTGG GTGACACTTCCTGTGACAGCTCCACGCTAATAGCCAAGCTAAAAGGATGCAAGGCTTCGACGGCTCATCGTTCCGGCCTGCAATACGATTACCTGCAAGTGCACGACGAGTACCGGGAAGAGTCAACCCGCCTAAGTATTTGGACGCTGGCCGCAGATCCAGAGCTCAATGGATTGCTCAAGTTCGCCCTGAACGAGTGCACCTTCCCCCACACACTGATCCTGCTGACCCTTTCCATAGCAGCTCCGTGGACCTGGATGGATCAGCTACAATACTGGATGAAAGTGCTCGACAACCACATCGGTGGGCTAGTGATTGATGCAGAACTCAAACATCAGTGTAAGGCACGGTTGATGGCGAAATGGCAACGTTATTCTGATCCGGCGAGTGATCCTCATCGCATTTCACCGTGCAAGTGGATCAACGAGCCTGTTCCGTTACCTTTAGAGGATGCAGTTCTTACGTCCAATTTTGGCATGGAagtgatggtggtagtgacGCGAAGCGATCAGATGGCTACACTACGAAGAGAGCTTAACTACCGCGAAGACCATTTTGATTTCATGCAGCAAGCGATTCGACGAGCCTGTCTACAGTACGGTGCATCGCTCGCTTACACTAGCGCGAAGAACAACATCAACTGTGATCTGCTTTTCCAATATCTGAAGCATCGAATCTACGGATTGCCATTCGGAACGTCCGCCTCGGTAGTGGAGAAGGATGCCGTGTTTATTCCGGCTGGTTGGGACAGTGTGCAGAAAATCAGCATACTGCATGAGAGCCTGTACTCTTGTAAACCAGACGATGACTATAACAGTGTCATTGCGCAACCATCGCGCGGGAAGTATATGCCGGACTGTGGTATTCAAACTGTAGATGAGCAGGAGTTCTTTGCTAGGCTACAGCAAGAGCTTCAGGAGGATGCAGAAACAAATGAACCGCTGACGCGTACTTCTATCGGTACAGGGACCCCCCAACGGACTTCAGAGTCAGCCGACAAGGATATGCAAGCGGTGGAAAAGAAATCCGGCGGTGTAGGTGGTGTACTGGCGGATTTCTTCAACACGCTGATGCTTAGAAGATCTTTCGGTGGCGGCGACCGGCCGGTTGAGGctgaataa
- the LOC121589086 gene encoding cytoplasmic dynein 1 light intermediate chain 2-like isoform X1: protein MENDFWTTLLGEYQSRNVTKMPSNKSVLVLGDTSCDSSTLIAKLKGCKASTAHRSGLQYDYLQVHDEYREESTRLSIWTLAADPELNGLLKFALNECTFPHTLILLTLSIAAPWTWMDQLQYWMKVLDNHIGGLVIDAELKHQCKARLMAKWQRYSDPASDPHRISPCKWINEPVPLPLEDAVLTSNFGMEVMVVVTRSDQMATLRRELNYREDHFDFMQQAIRRACLQYGASLAYTSAKNNINCDLLFQYLKHRIYGLPFGTSASVVEKDAVFIPAGWDSVQKISILHESLYSCKPDDDYNSVIAQPSRGKYMPDCGIQTVDEQEFFARLQQELQEDAETNEPLTRTSIGTGTPQRTSESADKDMQAVEKKSGGVGGVLADFFNTLMLRRSFGGGDRPVEAE, encoded by the coding sequence ATGGAAAACGACTTCTGGACGACTCTTCTGGGTGAGTACCAGAGCAGAAACGTAACGAAAATGCCTTCCAACAAATCAGTGCTCGTGTTAGGTGACACTTCCTGTGACAGCTCCACGCTAATAGCCAAGCTAAAAGGATGCAAGGCTTCGACGGCTCATCGTTCCGGCCTGCAATACGATTACCTGCAAGTGCACGACGAGTACCGGGAAGAGTCAACCCGCCTAAGTATTTGGACGCTGGCCGCAGATCCAGAGCTCAATGGATTGCTCAAGTTCGCCCTGAACGAGTGCACCTTCCCCCACACACTGATCCTGCTGACCCTTTCCATAGCAGCTCCGTGGACCTGGATGGATCAGCTACAATACTGGATGAAAGTGCTCGACAACCACATCGGTGGGCTAGTGATTGATGCAGAACTCAAACATCAGTGTAAGGCACGGTTGATGGCGAAATGGCAACGTTATTCTGATCCGGCGAGTGATCCTCATCGCATTTCACCGTGCAAGTGGATCAACGAGCCTGTTCCGTTACCTTTAGAGGATGCAGTTCTTACGTCCAATTTTGGCATGGAagtgatggtggtagtgacGCGAAGCGATCAGATGGCTACACTACGAAGAGAGCTTAACTACCGCGAAGACCATTTTGATTTCATGCAGCAAGCGATTCGACGAGCCTGTCTACAGTACGGTGCATCGCTCGCTTACACTAGCGCGAAGAACAACATCAACTGTGATCTGCTTTTCCAATATCTGAAGCATCGAATCTACGGATTGCCATTCGGAACGTCCGCCTCGGTAGTGGAGAAGGATGCCGTGTTTATTCCGGCTGGTTGGGACAGTGTGCAGAAAATCAGCATACTGCATGAGAGCCTGTACTCTTGTAAACCAGACGATGACTATAACAGTGTCATTGCGCAACCATCGCGCGGGAAGTATATGCCGGACTGTGGTATTCAAACTGTAGATGAGCAGGAGTTCTTTGCTAGGCTACAGCAAGAGCTTCAGGAGGATGCAGAAACAAATGAACCGCTGACGCGTACTTCTATCGGTACAGGGACCCCCCAACGGACTTCAGAGTCAGCCGACAAGGATATGCAAGCGGTGGAAAAGAAATCCGGCGGTGTAGGTGGTGTACTGGCGGATTTCTTCAACACGCTGATGCTTAGAAGATCTTTCGGTGGCGGCGACCGGCCGGTTGAGGctgaataa